A window of Gudongella oleilytica genomic DNA:
AGGAGAGAATCCTAAGACGAGCGGAAGAACCTTTGTTAAGGAACTCGGCAAAATAGCCCCGTAACTTCGGGAGAAGGGGTGCCATTTGAAGTGGATATCAAACGATAAACAAGCTTCAGGTGGCCGCAGTGAAAAGGCCCAAGCGACTGTTTACCAAAAACACAACTCTCTGCTAAGTCGAAAGACGAAGTATAGGGGGTGACACCTGCCCGGTGCTGGAAGGTTAAGGGGAATGCTTAGAGGGAAACCTCGAAGGTGTGAACTTAAGCCCCAGTAAACGGCGGCCGTAACTATAACGGTCCTAAGGTAGCGAAATTCCTTGTCGGGTAAGTTCCGACCCGCACGAAAGGTGTAACGATTTGGGCACTGTCTCAACAAAGGATCCGGTGAAATTGTAGTACTCGTGAAGATGCGAGTTACCCGCGACAGGACGGAAAGACCCCGTGGAGCTTTACTGCAGGCTGACATTGGATTTTGGCATTGCATGTACAGGATAGGTGGGAGGCATAGAAGCAAGTGCGCCAGTATTTGTGGAGCCGTCCTTGGGATACCACTCTTGTGATGCTGAAATTCTAACCTGGCACCGTGAAACCGGTGTGGGGACACTGTCAGTTGGGCAGTTTGACTGGGGCGGTCGCCTCCCAAAAAGTAACGGAGGCGCTCAAAGGTTTCCTCAGCACGGTCGGAAATCGTGCGAAGAGTGTAAAGGCAGAAGGAAGCTTGACTGCGACACCAACAAGTGGAGCAGGAACGAAAGTTGGACTTAGTGATCCGGTGGTACCGCGTGGAAGGGCCATCGCTCAACGGATAAAAGCTACCCCGGGGATAACAGGCTTATACCCCCCAAGAGTCCACATCGACGGGGGTGTTTGGCACCTCGATGTCGGCTCGTCTCATCCTGGGGCTGAAGTAGGTCCCAAGGGTTGGGCTGTTCGCCCATTAAAGAGGCACGCGAGCTGGGTTCAGAACGTCGTGAGACAGTTCGGTCCCTATCCGTCGTGGGCGCAGGAAATTTGAGAGGAGCTGTCCTTAGTACGAGAGGACCGGGATGGACAAACCTATGGTGGATCAGTTGTCTTGCCAAAGGCATGGCTGAGTAGCTAAGTTTGGACGGGATAAGTGCTGAAGGCATCTAAGCACGAAGCCCCCCTCAAGATGAGATTTCCCATCACGGAAGTGAGTAAGACACCAGGAAGACGACCTGGTAGATAGGTCTCAGGTGAAAGAGCAGCAATGCTTGAAGCTAAGAGATACTAATATGTCGAGGACTTGACCTAAACCAATTGACGATTGACAATGCACAATGCACAATTGTGGAAGTAAGGATTTAGGGTCTAAGACCCAAGAGAATGACCCGAGTAATTGTGAACTGTGAACTGAGAATTGTGAATTGAAAGAAGTAGTGTTTGTTCTTAGAAAGATTTAGTTTTCGTCTGGTGACGATAGCAAGAGGGAGACACCTGTACCCATACCGAACACAGAAGTTAAGCCTCTTAACGCCGATGGTACTTGGTTGGAAACGACCTGGGAGAGTAGGAAGTTGCCAGACTAATGACCTAACATAGCGAACGGAAGTAAGCTTTAGCAGGTCAGATGTCGCGCAGTCCAAATCTATGATTTGGCAAACGCAGCCGACTCTATTCTTAGGTAGCTCAATGGCGGAGCAACCGGCTGTTAACCGGTAGGTTGTGGGTTCGAGTCCCACCCTGAGAGCCAGAGTATGCCGGGATTTAATAGTAGGTAAAAATGTCGCGGGATGGAGCAGTCTGGTAGCTCGTCGGGCTCATAACCCGGAGGTCGTAGGTTCAAATCCTACTCCCGCAACCATAATTTACTCCGTAGGAAATCAATTGCGGAGTGCCAGGTTGGTGCAACCATAATTTACTCCGTAGGAAATCAATTGCGGAGTGCCAGGTTGGTGCAACCACTACATAATTATCCGCTCCACCACTCCAACAATAAACAAGGCCCTATGGTCAAGCGGTTAAGACACCGCCCTTTCACGGCGGTAACCCGGGTTCGAGTCCCGGTAGGGTCACCATTAGTGGGCGCATAGCTCAGTTGGGAGAGCACCTGCCTTACAAGCAGGGGGTCACAGGTTCGAGCCCTGTTGTGCCCACCACTAATTTCAAGTGAATAAGTAACAGTGAATAAGTAAGAGTGATAAACACAAAGCTTAAGAGATAGACCAAAATCACTATTCACTATTAGCTATTAGCTATTAACTACCATTGGCCTGGTAGTTCAGTTGGTTAGAATGCCAGCCTGTCACGCTGGAGGTCGAGGGTTCGAGTCCCTTCCAGGTCGCCAATTTTCAATTGACAGTGTACAATTGACAATTGAAAATTGAAACATAACAAACATTTTAAGGATAATTATTTAATTGTCAACTGTCAATTATGTAATTGTCAATTGCTTAAGCTGGCGTAGCTCAATCGGCAGAGCAACTGACTTGTAATCAGTAGGTTGGGGGTTCAAGTCCTCTCGCCAGCTCCATTGAAGTACTCCATAGGAAATCGTTAGGTGTCCTTTAGTATTGATGCATAGCAAGGGAATAGATATGGAGGAGTTCCCGAGTGGCCAAAGGGGACGGACTGTAAATCCGTTAGCTAAGCTTTCAGTGGTTCAAATCCACTCTCCTCCACCAAATAAACTTAATAAATATGCGGGAGTGGCTCAGTGGTAGAGCATCGCCTTGCCAAGGCGAGGGTCGCGAGTTCGAATCTCGTCTTCCGCTCCAAATGAACTTGAATGAAGAAAGATGTTTCTTCATTTTTTTAAATGCGGGTGTAGCTCAGTGGTAGAGCCCCAGCCTTCCAAGCTGGTTGCGAGGGTTCGATTCCCTTCACCCGCTCCAATATGCTATGTACCCATAGCTCAGCTGGATAGAGTAACTGGCTACGAACCAGTAGGCCGGGGGTTCGAATCCCTCTGGGTACACCAAGATAAAAAACCTTGATTTTTCAAGGCTTTTTTCATGTTCGGATTTTCCTAACTATATTTATTTTTTGATGTCTAAATGAATCGGTTTGCATTTTTAAGATTCAAGTTGTTCGGATCTTAGGAATTACATAATCTATAATTCTGAGCTACTGGTCTGGAGAGTTATTGAGAATATTTTCAGCATTTTATAGTTTAATAGATTCACAAATTGATGGTAAATGATATAAACATACTTAATATGATTTTGGTTAGAAGGAGTGATTATGAATGGAAATAACAAGGGTTTCAATAGTTGGGATGGGTTCACTTGGCCTCATCTTCGGTAGCTTTCTTTATGATAAGCTAGGCAGTGACTATGTTGAATTTATTATTGATAAAGAAAGAGCCCAAATTACAGATTATGGGCACAGAATCATAAATGGCAAGAGTTACGACTTCAAAGTGGTTTCTGGAGAAGGTGTTAGCAAGTCTCAATTGATCATATTTGCAGTAAAGTCAACTAGCCTGGAAAGTGCCATTGAAACAGTTAGAAAAAGTGTTGATGAATCTACAACTATAATTTCTCTTATGAATGGAATATCAAGTGAGAAGATTTTAGGTGAGGCTTTTGGTATGGATAAAATCTTATTTGCGACTGCTGAAGGGATGGATCCCATTAGAACTGAAAGATCTCTAAATTACATCAATATGGGTTATGTATTCATAGGAACCGATAAAGAGGATGAAAATAAGAGGAATAGATTGAATGACCTCATAAGACTTTTCGAAAGAACAGAATTCCCGTATAAAGTCGAAAAGGATGTGATGCACAGACTATGGAGTAAATTTATGCTGAATGTAGGTGTTAATCAAGTAATCATGATGCATGAAGGAACCTTTGAGACAATACAAAAAGAAGGACCGGAAAGAGATATGATGATCAAAGCTATGAGAGAAGTAATAGCTCTTGCCGAGAAGGAAGGCATTAGGGTCAGTGAAAAGGATCTCGAGTTCTATGTTGGTCTTGTTGACTCTCTAAACCCCAGGGGGATGCCCTCCATGAGATATGATGGCCTTCACAGGATAAAATCTGAAGTGGAAATGTTTGCCGGAACTGTTATCGAATATGGAAGAAAGCATAATGTTCCCACTCCCATAAATCAAAAAATCTATGATACCATAAAATTAATAGAATCAAAATACTAAGAATTAGGTTTGTCTCTTTCAGTCAACAATCCGTATAAAGGCAATATATAGAGATATACCGCATAAAGAATACTCGAAGCAGGAGCTCCAACCGTTGTTAGAGGGAAGGCACCAGCAATACTCCAGGGAATAAGCGGGGCAATAACAATGACTGTATTCTCAAGGTAGATGGCTAACTTGTATCTGTCTGGTACAAGGTCATCATTCAGTTCGAAAGTCAGCATTGTAGCAAGGGTTTGATTACAGCTAACAGCACTCATTAAAATTGATGAAAGAAAGATGGCAAAGAAACTTGTGGTGCGAAGTGACAGGTTCCTGATCCATCTTTTTATTTCCAAAAGAATTTCCGTGTTTCTGAATATACCAAAGTATGAAGAGGAAATGCCAACAATGGAAGCTGATCTCACCATGGAAACTAATCCACCTCCATTTATTATAGGACCAAGTGTTGGATTCTCAGCCTCATATCCCATTATTGCTATGGATATTATTTCTGGTACGGAGATTTTTTGGGCATAAATACAAACAAAAACACTAGCGATAATGCTTATGATCAAAGTTCGCTTAACCTTGAACTTAAATAGAGATAATAGTATTACGAGAGCTGCAGGTATGGAGACCCACCAATATAGGTTAAAGCTGTCGCTATATATGAAGACTGATTCTGACGAAACGACCGTGGTTGAGTTTATGTGACCTGTGACAGCATAGACTATCATTGTAATAAGTAATGGAACCATAGTTGTTTTCAGCATATTCTTTATGTTGATGAAAAGGTTCGTTTGCGTAAGCTCGCTAACCAGTAGTGCACTTGAGGAAATAGCAGAACATCTGTCACCGAAAAATACTCCTGAGAGTATGGCGCCACCAGTTAAGAATGGATCTATTCCAAGTGCAAGCCCTATAGACATACACACAACTCCCATTGTGCTGGCTGTACCGAAGGATGTACCTGTTAGAATAGAAACCATTGAACATAAAATAAAGGCATACAAAACAAAAAAATCCGGCCGTATGAATCTTATAGAATGGTAGATTAGAAAGGGAATAGTACCTCCTGCTCTCCAAAGCGCCGTCAAGATACCTATCAAACCAAAGACAATGAGTATTGTCTTGGCGCTCTTTACTCCATTAAGAATCATTGAGCCGATCCTTTTAGGGTTGTTTCCTTTAATAAATGCGTATATTACAAAAATAAGCAATCCCAGTGATAACGCAATTTATCACGCAATTATTAATGATTGACCTGTTGCAACAAAAACAGCTAATATTAAAATAAAAATAGATAATGTTAAAAGCTCATACACAGAAATTACCTCGCCCTGATGTTATAGAAATATTGTAACATAAAATCATTCTGGATGCGATTGACCGAGGCAATTTGAAATACGTAACATAGTGATGAAATTGGGATCATAAACGAGGAGGGGTATCATGGTGCTAAATAATGTACGTGTCAAAATCAAGCTTGGCGATATTACTGAGGAGAAAACCGATGCAATAGTTAATGCAGCTAACAACACACTTTTAGGAGGCGGAGGTGTAGATGGTGCTATCCATAGACGAGGTGGACCAACTATTCTCGAGCAATGCAAAAAGCATTCGGGTTGTCCTACAGGTGAAGCTCGCATTACCACTGCTGGAAATCTGCCCTGCAGATATGTCATACATACCGTAGGCCCAGTTTATGGCAACAATCCCTATTTAGATAAGAGGCTTCTATATAATGCTTATTTCAATTCATTAAAATTGGCTGATGAATACGGAATAAAAACAATTGCATTCCCATCAATTTCAACTGGGGCGTATGGATATCCAATTGATGAAGCTGTTGAGATTGCATTTGAAGCATTGATAGATTTTTCAAAGATTTCTTCTTCCATTGAGGAAGTAACATTTGTGCTGTTCAGCCATGAAAATTATGGCGTTTATGAGAAGTTCATCAGAAAAATACACTGAAAATCTTAAATATTATCAATATTACATTAATAATATATTTCAAAGGTTGACATGTGAAGCTTATTGTTATATTATCAAGAAAGTTGAAATATTCTTGCAAGGGAGTGTTTGAAATATTCGCTGATACTCATAGAATCATTGCCTCCCAGGTATATGAAGATATATATAAAATTTATGATTTCAAACTTAATAAGGATAAGCTTTTATGGGGCTCAGTAGCACCTGATATTGTCCCAAAATACAAGCTGATAAGGCATTATCAGGACGAAAGTCTCAACTATATAGCTTTAGAAATTATGAAGATAATTTTTATTAGCCGTTTTGTGGATCTAAGAAAGATAAAGGATCCAATTGCAGTAAATATCCTTAGTAAAAGCATTGGGATAATATCGCATTACTTATCCGATTATGTTTGCTTGCCACACGCAAGGAGATGGACTTTTGCGGACTCAATGATCAAACACGTGAGATATGAATCTAAGCTCAATGATTTTGCATCCAGTCATAGCTTTAAAAAGAATGTCATTACTGTAGATGACTTGAATTTTAGTGACGAGAGCCTTCTAAACATGAGAATAGCCATTAAAAATTATATTATGGATGTAGTCGACGAATATTCACTTAAGACTGGTATGAAGAACGATCTTGATTTTGCGGTTTCAATAAATCTTAAAATCACCTATTTCATTCTGGATGCGATACAAAACTATTCTGAGGACATTTATAGAGCTTTTGCTTTAGAGTTTTAAATTTTTTCTTGACAACTTTTGCTATACTTAATATAATTTGCATATATTTAATACAGTACAGTGAGGGGACGAGTACTTTAAGAACGTAGTCTAAGAGAGCTGGGAATGGTGGGATCCTGGTACGAAAGCTTGGAGGAAGAACAGCCCTGAGTATCTGACCGAACGTATTAACAAGTAGGCTCAGACGGTATAGCCCGTTATCAGCTATGACGTATCGATTAAAATCTGTACGGATAAGAGAGAGCTTAATGGCTAATTAAGGTGGTACCGCGAACTTACCCTTCGTCCTTTTATAGGATGAAGGGTTTTTTAATTTAAATAAGGAGTGATAATTGTGATGATGGTAAACGGTTTTACACCCAGGGAAGCACAAGTTGGCATCAAGCAGATCAAAGACTTTTTCGAGAGAAAACTGGCAGAGCAGTTAAATCTGACGAGGGTATCCGCCCCATTATTCGTAAGACCTGAGACAGGGTTAAATGACAATTTAAACGGTGTTGAGAAGGCGGTAGCCTTCAGGATAACAAAGCACGATCTCGATGTCGAAATAGTTCAGTCTCTTGCAAAGTGGAAAAGGATGGCACTTAAATGGTACGAATTTAAGCCTGGTGAAGGGCTTTATACAGATATGAATGCAATAAGGCCTGATGAATATGTTGATAGCTTGCATTCAATTTATGTCGACCAGTGGGATTGGGAAAGAATTATCCTCAAAGAGGACAGAACCTATGAAACATTGGTAGACACAGTTGAAAGGATTTATGAGGCTTTTAAAGCTACGGAGGACTTTATTAACGGGCTTTATCCATCCAGGCTATTTAAAAAGCTTCCGGGAAAAATTACCTTTATATCCAGTCAGGAGCTGGAGGATAGATATCCGGATGAGTCGCCGAAGAGAAGAGAACATCTGATAGCAAAGGAGTATGGGGCTGTTTTTCTAACACAAATTGGGGAAAAGCTAAAGTCTGGATTGCCACATGACAACAGGGCACCGGATTACGATGATTGGTCATTGA
This region includes:
- a CDS encoding ketopantoate reductase family protein, producing the protein MEITRVSIVGMGSLGLIFGSFLYDKLGSDYVEFIIDKERAQITDYGHRIINGKSYDFKVVSGEGVSKSQLIIFAVKSTSLESAIETVRKSVDESTTIISLMNGISSEKILGEAFGMDKILFATAEGMDPIRTERSLNYINMGYVFIGTDKEDENKRNRLNDLIRLFERTEFPYKVEKDVMHRLWSKFMLNVGVNQVIMMHEGTFETIQKEGPERDMMIKAMREVIALAEKEGIRVSEKDLEFYVGLVDSLNPRGMPSMRYDGLHRIKSEVEMFAGTVIEYGRKHNVPTPINQKIYDTIKLIESKY
- a CDS encoding Na+/H+ antiporter NhaC family protein → MLIFVIYAFIKGNNPKRIGSMILNGVKSAKTILIVFGLIGILTALWRAGGTIPFLIYHSIRFIRPDFFVLYAFILCSMVSILTGTSFGTASTMGVVCMSIGLALGIDPFLTGGAILSGVFFGDRCSAISSSALLVSELTQTNLFINIKNMLKTTMVPLLITMIVYAVTGHINSTTVVSSESVFIYSDSFNLYWWVSIPAALVILLSLFKFKVKRTLIISIIASVFVCIYAQKISVPEIISIAIMGYEAENPTLGPIINGGGLVSMVRSASIVGISSSYFGIFRNTEILLEIKRWIRNLSLRTTSFFAIFLSSILMSAVSCNQTLATMLTFELNDDLVPDRYKLAIYLENTVIVIAPLIPWSIAGAFPLTTVGAPASSILYAVYLYILPLYGLLTERDKPNS
- a CDS encoding O-acetyl-ADP-ribose deacetylase yields the protein MVLNNVRVKIKLGDITEEKTDAIVNAANNTLLGGGGVDGAIHRRGGPTILEQCKKHSGCPTGEARITTAGNLPCRYVIHTVGPVYGNNPYLDKRLLYNAYFNSLKLADEYGIKTIAFPSISTGAYGYPIDEAVEIAFEALIDFSKISSSIEEVTFVLFSHENYGVYEKFIRKIH
- a CDS encoding zinc dependent phospholipase C family protein, giving the protein MFEIFADTHRIIASQVYEDIYKIYDFKLNKDKLLWGSVAPDIVPKYKLIRHYQDESLNYIALEIMKIIFISRFVDLRKIKDPIAVNILSKSIGIISHYLSDYVCLPHARRWTFADSMIKHVRYESKLNDFASSHSFKKNVITVDDLNFSDESLLNMRIAIKNYIMDVVDEYSLKTGMKNDLDFAVSINLKITYFILDAIQNYSEDIYRAFALEF
- the asnA gene encoding aspartate--ammonia ligase; the protein is MMVNGFTPREAQVGIKQIKDFFERKLAEQLNLTRVSAPLFVRPETGLNDNLNGVEKAVAFRITKHDLDVEIVQSLAKWKRMALKWYEFKPGEGLYTDMNAIRPDEYVDSLHSIYVDQWDWERIILKEDRTYETLVDTVERIYEAFKATEDFINGLYPSRLFKKLPGKITFISSQELEDRYPDESPKRREHLIAKEYGAVFLTQIGEKLKSGLPHDNRAPDYDDWSLNGDIIFWNPALQDSIELSSMGIRVDEEALEKQLRISGTEDRKALEYHNKLLAGELPYTVGGGIGQSRICMYFLQAKHIGQVQASIWSEEEIKRCEEEGIFLL